One window of Candidatus Nitrospira kreftii genomic DNA carries:
- a CDS encoding hypothetical protein (conserved membrane protein of unknown function) — protein sequence MDAVLSRMFHRGPAVRAALSLSAYGLLLYVLGVMLCWAPAQALAVSYARIATPAAQAVTIAAQRGAISTALGHAIAQASGTSVAVRLVTAGTGGWPVLGVLAGLTLLSVALNNGQVAEIKHATAGPSGVSVDGVVVPQGTLHQCPGHPDCNASSPQGISIPTTICFTGPPYPTVPAGWQGWFPKPSGCWAYPEPGASPGVLVPGLPATPQQVTDYLNNLSSSDPNSIESNAAPVGSGNTAPGADSVTTIPIDATDLSTQVVPTAQVTPDDVVVNPDATPPAGTQTTSSTSQQTTTTTTTTTNPDGSTTTQDDSTTTVQCSTGEHDLRSFGSILDQHLTTWRGSGIAGQLALLQSLTWPSDLPTIALNSSLFGNFSVNFNDWSGMFLALRAIVIAGASFAAYRIIFVGNG from the coding sequence ATGGACGCTGTTCTATCTCGCATGTTTCATCGCGGGCCTGCTGTCAGGGCGGCTCTAAGCCTCAGTGCATACGGGCTCTTGCTCTATGTCCTGGGCGTCATGCTGTGCTGGGCGCCGGCGCAGGCGTTGGCGGTCTCCTATGCGCGGATCGCCACACCGGCCGCCCAGGCGGTGACGATTGCGGCCCAGCGGGGGGCGATCAGTACGGCGCTCGGCCATGCGATTGCCCAGGCAAGCGGCACGAGTGTCGCGGTGCGGCTGGTCACGGCCGGGACCGGGGGCTGGCCGGTCTTGGGCGTGCTCGCGGGGCTGACGCTGCTGTCCGTGGCGCTCAATAACGGGCAAGTGGCCGAGATCAAACACGCCACGGCGGGCCCGAGTGGGGTGTCGGTGGATGGGGTGGTGGTCCCGCAGGGCACGTTGCATCAGTGTCCAGGCCATCCTGATTGCAACGCCAGCTCCCCTCAAGGGATTTCCATCCCAACCACGATTTGTTTTACTGGTCCGCCCTATCCGACGGTGCCGGCCGGGTGGCAAGGCTGGTTTCCCAAGCCGTCGGGGTGTTGGGCGTATCCTGAGCCGGGAGCGTCGCCTGGCGTCCTCGTGCCAGGGCTGCCCGCCACGCCGCAACAGGTGACGGACTATCTCAATAATCTTTCAAGCAGTGATCCGAATTCCATCGAGAGTAACGCCGCGCCCGTCGGGTCAGGGAATACGGCTCCCGGCGCCGATTCCGTGACCACGATCCCCATCGATGCGACGGACTTGTCGACCCAGGTGGTGCCCACCGCACAAGTGACACCGGATGATGTCGTGGTCAACCCGGATGCGACCCCACCGGCTGGAACCCAAACGACCTCCAGCACCAGCCAACAGACGACCACGACCACCACCACGACGACGAATCCGGACGGGTCCACGACGACCCAAGATGACAGCACCACGACAGTCCAATGCTCGACCGGGGAGCATGACCTCCGTTCATTCGGATCGATCTTGGACCAGCACCTGACGACCTGGCGCGGATCCGGGATTGCGGGACAACTGGCACTCTTGCAATCGCTTACCTGGCCGTCGGATCTCCCGACCATCGCCTTGAACTCCTCGCTCTTTGGAAACTTCTCCGTCAATTTCAACGACTGGTCCGGGATGTTTCTGGCCCTTCGCGCGATTGTCATCGCTGGGGCGAGCTTCGCCGCCTATCGGATTATCTTTGTGGGGAATGGCTAA
- a CDS encoding DNA repair protein RadC produces MKKPAQLAAAASRPLESIRPAEPYRAPRYRVTLVCETEGTGTAEPIRDSLTAVQLFRPCFEGLDREHFLVCGLDAKHRVIGINLVSVGSLSLSIVHPREVFKPLIVMNAAAWLCSHNHPSGDPAPSQEDRLLTKRLREVGDLVGITLLDHVILGEARHFSFADDGWPGT; encoded by the coding sequence ATGAAGAAACCAGCGCAACTCGCAGCAGCGGCCAGTCGGCCATTGGAATCCATCAGGCCAGCGGAGCCGTATCGGGCTCCTCGGTATCGGGTGACGCTCGTCTGTGAGACGGAGGGAACCGGGACGGCTGAACCGATTCGTGATTCGCTCACCGCCGTCCAGTTGTTCCGGCCCTGTTTTGAGGGCCTTGATCGGGAACACTTCCTCGTCTGTGGGCTGGATGCCAAACATCGCGTCATCGGAATCAATCTGGTGTCGGTCGGCTCGTTGTCGCTCTCGATCGTGCATCCGCGAGAAGTGTTCAAGCCCTTGATCGTGATGAATGCGGCAGCCTGGTTGTGTAGCCATAATCATCCCTCTGGTGATCCTGCGCCCAGTCAGGAAGACCGACTGTTGACCAAACGACTGCGGGAGGTCGGGGACCTGGTGGGGATCACGCTGTTGGATCATGTCATCCTCGGGGAGGCCCGTCATTTCAGCTTTGCCGACGACGGCTGGCCTGGAACCTAA
- a CDS encoding hypothetical protein (conserved exported protein of unknown function), with amino-acid sequence MRKFWQGFSLAVLGTLVGAYTALAQVFPVDTASTTTISNVKADIVAWGVVFIGVALTIYAYKRVKSLVH; translated from the coding sequence ATGAGGAAGTTCTGGCAAGGTTTCTCGCTGGCGGTCCTTGGGACCTTGGTTGGTGCCTACACGGCACTGGCGCAGGTGTTCCCGGTGGATACGGCCAGCACCACGACGATCTCCAACGTGAAGGCCGATATTGTGGCCTGGGGCGTGGTGTTCATCGGCGTGGCGCTCACGATCTACGCCTATAAGCGGGTCAAATCGCTGGTCCACTAA
- a CDS encoding hypothetical protein (conserved protein of unknown function), translating into MAALSERRKFVRATLVGSALMSPKSGGRACTAVLDNVNKIGAGLHTKERFPPNEKVTVSLAFLDSDRVEQQEKLDGTVAWVKPWDKKGFLIGVVWDELVTKERNRWLYYYLEETLKASV; encoded by the coding sequence ATGGCCGCCCTGAGCGAACGTAGAAAATTTGTGCGGGCTACCTTGGTTGGCTCTGCCTTAATGTCGCCGAAGAGTGGAGGGCGGGCCTGCACCGCGGTCCTCGACAATGTCAATAAGATCGGAGCCGGGCTGCACACCAAAGAACGTTTCCCGCCGAACGAGAAAGTCACCGTGTCGCTCGCATTCCTGGATTCTGACCGAGTCGAGCAACAGGAGAAGCTTGATGGGACCGTCGCTTGGGTCAAACCTTGGGATAAAAAAGGTTTCTTGATCGGTGTCGTCTGGGATGAATTGGTGACGAAAGAAAGGAACCGCTGGCTGTACTACTATCTGGAAGAAACTCTCAAGGCTTCCGTCTAA
- a CDS encoding hypothetical protein (conserved protein of unknown function), whose product MLLTVKELAEQLHIKPATLYAWAAQDKIPCLRIHGLLRFDRQTIHDWLRSFGVSKPNQGLRFGLPNRTSASVDALIASAKRAAYTARHGETRPKSSLIGKEECDGAREA is encoded by the coding sequence ATGCTCTTAACGGTGAAGGAACTCGCGGAGCAGCTGCATATCAAACCAGCGACCCTGTATGCCTGGGCGGCACAAGACAAGATCCCCTGCCTGAGGATCCATGGCCTCCTGCGGTTCGACCGGCAGACGATTCATGACTGGCTGCGCTCCTTCGGAGTGAGCAAACCCAACCAAGGATTGCGCTTTGGACTCCCGAATAGAACGAGCGCATCTGTAGATGCCCTGATTGCGAGCGCGAAGCGCGCTGCCTATACTGCCCGCCACGGGGAAACCAGACCGAAATCAAGCCTCATCGGAAAGGAGGAGTGCGATGGGGCTCGTGAAGCGTAA
- a CDS encoding putative Phage integrase → MGLVKRNHVWWMSFMYHGRQVRRSTGTTDKRLAESILCKVKVQIAEGQFFERREDVERTFQEMMDRYVQERAVMKAPKSRVRDRAALNHLLPVFGNKVLAEMSPKLLAAYKAQRRLEHAAPATINKELQLVRHAFNLAMREWEWCRENPMHRVSMEPVRNEVDRWLTANEEERLLAASSLWLQEIIRFALNTGMRQGEILNLQWQDVDFTRGTLIVMKSKNGTRRTIPLNSTVYELLAAKQAATGTSCGPVFKTPLGNTLQVRFLVREFCEARDRAGISDFRFHDMRHTFATRLVQRGIDLYKVQRLLGHKTSTMTQRYAHHSPESLRDGVNVLEEGRQDRVSTKLAQG, encoded by the coding sequence ATGGGGCTCGTGAAGCGTAATCATGTCTGGTGGATGAGTTTTATGTATCACGGTCGTCAGGTTCGTCGCAGCACAGGGACGACGGACAAACGACTGGCGGAATCGATCCTGTGCAAAGTGAAGGTGCAAATTGCCGAGGGACAGTTCTTTGAGCGGCGTGAGGACGTGGAGCGGACGTTTCAAGAGATGATGGATCGCTATGTCCAGGAACGTGCCGTGATGAAAGCGCCGAAGAGTCGCGTGCGCGATCGGGCCGCGCTGAATCATCTCCTGCCGGTGTTCGGGAACAAGGTCCTGGCTGAGATGTCGCCGAAGTTGCTGGCCGCCTACAAGGCCCAGCGACGGCTCGAGCACGCCGCTCCTGCGACGATCAACAAAGAGTTGCAGCTCGTCCGTCATGCCTTCAATCTGGCGATGCGGGAATGGGAATGGTGCCGGGAAAACCCGATGCATCGGGTATCGATGGAGCCGGTGCGAAACGAAGTGGATCGTTGGTTAACGGCCAATGAAGAGGAGCGTCTCCTTGCTGCTTCATCGCTCTGGCTTCAAGAGATCATTCGCTTTGCGCTCAACACCGGGATGAGACAAGGCGAGATCCTCAACCTGCAATGGCAGGATGTCGATTTCACCCGTGGAACCCTCATCGTGATGAAGAGCAAGAACGGCACACGGCGCACCATTCCGTTGAACAGCACGGTGTACGAGCTGCTGGCTGCCAAACAGGCGGCAACTGGTACGTCATGTGGACCAGTCTTTAAGACGCCGCTGGGCAATACGCTCCAAGTGCGATTCTTGGTACGGGAGTTTTGCGAAGCACGAGATCGGGCCGGTATTTCCGATTTCCGTTTCCATGACATGCGGCACACGTTCGCGACGCGTTTGGTGCAACGTGGGATCGATCTGTACAAGGTCCAACGGCTGCTCGGTCACAAGACCAGCACGATGACGCAGCGCTACGCCCATCATTCGCCGGAGAGTTTGCGGGATGGCGTGAACGTGCTGGAAGAGGGTCGGCAGGACCGAGTTAGCACAAAATTAGCACAGGGCTAA
- a CDS encoding hypothetical protein (conserved protein of unknown function) encodes MIFTDLTVEQQLQWTLFYLACFIAGLLSGRL; translated from the coding sequence ATGATCTTCACCGATCTGACAGTGGAGCAACAACTACAATGGACGCTGTTCTATCTCGCATGTTTCATCGCGGGCCTGCTGTCAGGGCGGCTCTAA
- a CDS encoding adenylosuccinate synthetase, giving the protein MWAVGSDHHIRSEPFFRAEIGWGLPLFMGNLVIIGAQWGDEGKGKIVDILARDADIVVRYQGGSNAGHTVINERGTYIFHLIPSGILYRGTTCVIGNGVVVDPGSLIEEMDQLQTKGIAVGKNFVISQRAHLILPYHKAIDRASEQSKGSRKIGTTGRGIGPSYADKMARIGILVGDLLNPSLFKNKLDENLVEMNWFLERLHKVETFQVDKVFDQYMGYADRLKSHIVDTTILLNRAIEKNKTVIFEGAQGTNLDVDFGTYPYVTSSSAAAGGACTGTGVGPTMIDAVMGIAKAYSTRVGSGPFPTELTDEDGRGLQERGREFGSTTGRARRCGWFDAVVVRHATVVNGLTSLALTKLDVLDGCKELKLCTGYRHGNTLYKTMPADLDVLTNCVPVYQRMKGWTTATTGTTRYTKLPVEAKRYLARIEELAQCRIDMISTGSKRTETIMLRNPMDCSRRRPKRSRK; this is encoded by the coding sequence ATGTGGGCCGTTGGCTCTGATCACCACATCCGGTCAGAGCCATTTTTTCGTGCCGAGATAGGTTGGGGGCTTCCACTATTTATGGGCAATCTCGTCATCATCGGGGCTCAATGGGGCGACGAAGGCAAGGGCAAGATCGTCGATATCTTAGCCCGCGATGCCGATATTGTCGTGCGGTACCAGGGCGGCTCCAATGCCGGGCATACCGTCATTAATGAACGAGGCACCTATATTTTTCATCTCATCCCATCGGGGATCTTATACCGAGGGACGACGTGTGTCATCGGAAACGGCGTCGTCGTGGATCCCGGGTCCCTCATCGAAGAGATGGATCAGCTCCAGACGAAGGGAATTGCAGTCGGCAAGAACTTCGTAATCAGTCAGCGGGCTCACTTGATCCTCCCGTATCACAAGGCAATCGACCGAGCGTCCGAACAGTCAAAAGGGTCACGGAAGATTGGGACAACCGGGCGGGGAATTGGGCCATCGTATGCCGACAAGATGGCACGGATTGGAATTCTTGTGGGTGATCTGTTAAACCCGTCGTTGTTCAAGAACAAGCTCGACGAGAACCTCGTCGAGATGAATTGGTTCTTAGAGCGCCTTCATAAAGTCGAGACCTTTCAGGTCGACAAAGTATTCGATCAATACATGGGGTATGCCGATCGGCTGAAGAGCCATATCGTCGACACCACGATCTTGTTGAATCGTGCGATCGAGAAAAACAAAACGGTCATATTTGAGGGCGCCCAAGGTACGAACCTGGATGTGGACTTCGGCACCTATCCCTATGTCACCTCGTCCAGCGCGGCAGCCGGCGGAGCCTGCACCGGTACGGGCGTGGGACCCACGATGATCGACGCGGTGATGGGCATCGCGAAGGCATATTCCACGAGAGTGGGCAGCGGGCCGTTTCCGACCGAACTGACCGATGAGGACGGGCGGGGCCTCCAAGAGCGAGGACGGGAGTTCGGATCGACCACCGGACGGGCGAGACGCTGCGGGTGGTTTGATGCGGTCGTGGTTCGTCATGCGACGGTGGTGAATGGCCTCACCTCGCTGGCGCTGACCAAACTCGACGTGCTCGACGGCTGTAAGGAACTCAAGCTCTGTACCGGCTACAGACATGGCAACACACTGTATAAAACCATGCCGGCCGATCTGGATGTGTTGACCAACTGCGTGCCGGTCTATCAGCGGATGAAAGGGTGGACGACCGCCACAACAGGGACTACCCGCTACACCAAACTTCCGGTTGAAGCGAAACGATATCTGGCTCGCATCGAGGAGTTGGCGCAGTGCCGAATCGACATGATTTCGACTGGTTCCAAACGTACAGAAACGATCATGCTTCGCAACCCCATGGACTGTTCTCGCCGACGCCCCAAACGCTCCCGAAAATAG
- a CDS encoding putative ABC-type transport system, ATPase component, which translates to MLQIESIHKQYSTKVLLTDASAHLRPNSRVGLVGPNGAGKTTLFRMILGEEAPDKGSIRKRPRLRIGYLPQELETITGKTVLDAAHRDEYPEYEAKRILMGLGFTEVDFDRLVEKLSGGYRMRVALAHLLLSNPDVLMLDEPTNHLDKPTQRWFEQFLLQSGMTLLIISHDTAFLDRVVTHIWELRHHTIEEYRGNYSLFCKLKEEKDFQLHASASRQSKEIARVQKFVDRFRYQANKASQVQSRLKQLEKVKRIEIQRDPKRVKFRFPLPAASGRQVLDLAGASKRYGEKVVYKTLDFSVERGQRVALVGENGAGKSTLLKMLAGVLPSDTGTRTVGHGVSLHYFAQHQAETLNPEHSVLDSLEEVTKHAEMNFLRGIAGAFLFSGQDQKKPIKALSGGERNRVALARMLVEPANTLLLDEPTNHLDPASVDVLTDALAAFPGTIIFISHDPTFLTRIATRVVEIEEGQARNFIGDYEYYLWKKAQEFESIKETSEELGGASQPPSSGPTRAMAQQVQPKGRGGERRDLTKTQARLEKQVSRAEAEVTETEAKIKTREAELADPKLYEQFDRWNALHQEQDDWKRDLERLTARWESLSAELENVKQQLVALG; encoded by the coding sequence ATGCTCCAAATCGAGTCGATTCATAAGCAATATTCAACCAAGGTGCTGCTCACGGATGCTTCTGCTCATCTTCGCCCCAATTCACGAGTGGGCCTGGTTGGACCTAACGGCGCCGGGAAGACCACCCTGTTCCGCATGATCCTCGGCGAAGAGGCCCCGGACAAGGGCTCGATCCGGAAGCGACCTCGGCTTCGGATCGGCTACCTACCACAGGAACTCGAAACCATCACCGGCAAGACCGTGCTCGATGCAGCGCATCGCGATGAGTACCCTGAGTATGAAGCCAAACGCATCTTGATGGGCCTAGGGTTTACAGAGGTAGATTTCGATCGTCTCGTCGAGAAACTATCCGGTGGCTATCGGATGCGGGTCGCTCTCGCGCATCTACTTTTATCGAATCCCGACGTGTTGATGCTCGACGAGCCGACGAACCACTTGGACAAACCCACGCAGCGATGGTTCGAACAGTTTCTACTCCAATCCGGCATGACGCTTCTGATCATCAGCCACGACACCGCGTTTCTCGACCGAGTGGTGACGCATATCTGGGAGCTACGGCACCATACGATCGAGGAGTACCGTGGCAACTACTCACTGTTCTGCAAGCTGAAAGAAGAAAAAGATTTTCAATTACACGCCTCGGCGTCTCGCCAATCCAAAGAGATCGCGCGAGTTCAGAAATTCGTCGATCGCTTCCGGTATCAGGCCAACAAGGCGAGCCAGGTTCAATCGCGCCTTAAACAGCTCGAAAAGGTGAAACGGATTGAAATTCAGCGAGATCCGAAACGTGTCAAGTTCCGGTTTCCCCTCCCGGCGGCCAGCGGCCGTCAAGTGTTGGATTTGGCTGGAGCCAGTAAGCGCTATGGCGAGAAAGTGGTCTACAAGACGCTCGATTTTTCCGTGGAGCGCGGACAACGTGTCGCGCTGGTGGGAGAGAACGGCGCAGGAAAGAGTACACTCTTGAAGATGCTCGCCGGTGTGCTTCCGTCCGATACCGGCACCAGAACCGTCGGTCATGGCGTGTCGCTGCACTATTTCGCGCAGCATCAGGCGGAGACTTTGAACCCGGAGCACTCGGTTCTTGATTCCCTTGAAGAGGTCACCAAACATGCCGAAATGAATTTCTTGCGAGGGATCGCAGGGGCCTTCTTATTCTCTGGCCAGGATCAGAAAAAACCGATCAAAGCCTTAAGCGGCGGTGAACGGAACCGGGTCGCCTTAGCTCGCATGCTCGTTGAGCCCGCCAATACCTTGTTGCTCGATGAGCCGACCAACCATTTGGATCCAGCCTCTGTGGATGTCCTCACGGACGCATTGGCTGCGTTTCCGGGGACCATCATCTTCATTTCACATGACCCGACGTTTTTGACGAGAATCGCCACCAGGGTTGTGGAAATCGAAGAGGGGCAGGCTCGGAACTTTATCGGCGACTACGAGTATTATCTCTGGAAGAAGGCTCAAGAGTTCGAATCCATCAAGGAAACGAGCGAGGAGCTGGGCGGTGCATCTCAACCCCCTTCTTCAGGCCCAACACGCGCGATGGCCCAACAAGTCCAGCCAAAAGGGCGAGGAGGCGAGCGTCGTGACCTGACCAAGACCCAGGCCAGATTGGAAAAACAGGTGTCCCGAGCGGAAGCTGAAGTGACGGAGACCGAAGCGAAGATCAAAACGCGCGAAGCAGAACTGGCCGATCCGAAACTTTATGAGCAGTTCGATCGCTGGAACGCCCTGCATCAAGAACAAGATGACTGGAAGCGCGATCTCGAGCGACTGACCGCGCGCTGGGAATCACTTTCGGCTGAATTGGAGAACGTGAAGCAACAGCTTGTGGCCTTGGGATAG
- a CDS encoding hypothetical protein (conserved protein of unknown function), which yields MITLLEGTPGSGKSYYAVADYLLPWLRAGRRLYVAVDGFYLDRLALFEGRPLPELQKQITLWTERTAIPSLLLSIEPGSAVCLDEAQMIFRAKEKVPGDILRWLETHRHYGVDLLLMAQDYRQLTSGVTRLVESTIKFRRMERFGMRRRFQGFVRGNPEETEVIRTLIGRYDPTIYAYYSSYATGGITEERRMKTIMSSPLLIIGLIGLIGALGFIGWGTWFSGTKPSAAQLPAPPSDATALSLGRVEHLVSSDAPTPSLSATTATMPTQERLRIEGGIVMNGKAYWVDAQGRILTAGQIAALVGAPVTEQIVNGAPSLVSDRIVWGGEGSPPVMPQLLARQPLDEVAAETSPLFNEQENKPDVKCIGVDNEERECDGSSRD from the coding sequence ATGATCACCTTACTCGAAGGCACCCCCGGCAGTGGGAAATCCTATTACGCCGTGGCGGACTATCTCCTGCCCTGGCTCCGTGCCGGACGCCGCCTCTATGTGGCGGTGGATGGCTTCTATCTGGATCGGTTGGCCTTGTTCGAAGGACGACCGCTTCCAGAACTCCAGAAACAGATCACCCTCTGGACCGAGAGAACGGCCATTCCTTCGCTGCTCCTGTCCATCGAACCAGGCTCGGCGGTCTGTCTCGATGAGGCTCAGATGATCTTCCGCGCCAAGGAGAAGGTCCCCGGAGACATCCTCCGGTGGCTCGAAACCCATCGCCACTATGGCGTCGATCTGCTCCTCATGGCGCAGGACTACCGGCAACTGACCTCCGGAGTGACGCGCTTGGTTGAGAGTACGATCAAGTTTCGCCGGATGGAACGGTTCGGGATGCGGCGACGATTCCAGGGCTTTGTGCGCGGGAATCCGGAAGAGACCGAAGTCATCCGCACCTTGATCGGGCGCTATGACCCGACGATCTACGCCTACTATTCGAGCTATGCCACCGGCGGTATCACGGAGGAGCGACGGATGAAAACCATCATGTCCAGTCCACTGCTGATCATAGGACTCATTGGGCTCATAGGAGCTCTCGGCTTTATCGGCTGGGGGACCTGGTTCTCGGGGACGAAGCCCTCAGCCGCTCAGCTTCCAGCTCCACCGAGTGATGCAACGGCTCTCTCACTTGGCAGAGTCGAGCATTTGGTGTCATCTGATGCTCCGACACCATCATTGTCCGCCACCACGGCCACCATGCCGACCCAAGAACGCCTCCGGATCGAAGGCGGTATCGTGATGAATGGGAAGGCCTATTGGGTTGATGCGCAGGGTCGCATCCTCACCGCTGGACAGATCGCGGCCTTGGTGGGTGCACCCGTCACCGAGCAGATTGTGAATGGCGCGCCGAGCCTGGTCTCCGATCGTATCGTCTGGGGTGGCGAAGGGAGTCCGCCGGTGATGCCGCAACTGTTGGCCCGGCAACCGCTCGATGAAGTGGCCGCCGAGACCTCACCATTGTTCAACGAGCAAGAGAACAAGCCGGATGTGAAATGTATCGGCGTCGATAACGAAGAACGGGAGTGTGATGGATCAAGCCGCGATTGA
- a CDS encoding Replication-associated recombination protein A: MSMSREPRPDLFTASETGRNVPAPLAERMRPRDFADFVGQDDIVGPDRPLRKAIEADRLSSVIFWGPPGSGKTTLAHLIARHTKAHFVPFSAVTGGIPELREIIKAAEHRLALQQQKTVLFVDEIHRFNKAQQDAFLPHVERGTVVLVGATTENPSFEVISPLLSRSMVVVLKSLDETALDGIINRALEDQTVGLGGKNARVAPEARRRLISYGNGDARSLLTALEFIVEQCEARPDGTRVIDIQVVESGLLARSLRYDKSGEEHYTLISAYIKSLRDSDPNGALYWLARMLDAGEDPKFIARRMVIFASEDIGNADPLAIVIATSVAQAVQFVGLPEAQINLAHGTTYLASRCKDNASYVGLLEALKDVKTYGNLGVPLHLRNAVTSLMKELGYGTDYRYVHDDPSAREDQTHLPPALRDRRYYRPKPLE; encoded by the coding sequence AGCCACGCCCCGATCTATTCACCGCATCAGAGACAGGCCGCAATGTACCTGCGCCGCTCGCGGAACGCATGCGGCCACGAGATTTCGCTGATTTTGTCGGACAGGACGACATTGTCGGACCCGATCGTCCCTTGCGAAAAGCGATTGAGGCGGACCGACTGTCGTCGGTGATTTTCTGGGGACCGCCGGGATCCGGAAAAACCACACTCGCACATCTCATCGCGAGACATACCAAGGCTCATTTTGTGCCGTTTTCTGCAGTGACCGGAGGCATTCCCGAGCTGAGGGAGATCATCAAAGCTGCTGAGCATCGGCTGGCCTTGCAGCAACAGAAAACCGTGTTGTTCGTCGACGAAATTCATCGCTTCAACAAGGCGCAGCAGGACGCGTTTCTCCCCCATGTGGAGCGTGGCACGGTGGTGTTAGTCGGTGCGACCACCGAAAATCCTTCCTTTGAGGTCATCAGCCCTCTCTTGTCACGTTCAATGGTCGTCGTGCTGAAGTCCCTGGACGAAACGGCATTGGATGGAATCATCAATCGAGCGTTGGAAGACCAAACCGTCGGACTGGGTGGAAAGAACGCTCGTGTCGCACCGGAAGCCAGACGACGACTCATTTCCTATGGAAACGGCGATGCACGCTCACTCCTGACGGCATTGGAGTTCATCGTTGAGCAATGCGAAGCAAGACCGGATGGAACCCGAGTGATCGATATTCAGGTGGTCGAGTCTGGACTCCTCGCCCGATCATTGCGCTATGACAAGTCTGGCGAAGAGCACTACACCCTGATCTCCGCTTACATTAAAAGTCTTCGGGATTCCGATCCGAACGGGGCGCTCTATTGGTTGGCTCGTATGCTCGATGCTGGGGAAGATCCAAAATTCATTGCCCGACGGATGGTCATCTTTGCATCGGAGGACATCGGCAACGCGGACCCCTTGGCCATCGTTATCGCCACGTCCGTGGCGCAAGCAGTCCAGTTTGTAGGGCTCCCGGAAGCGCAGATCAACCTAGCTCACGGCACCACATACCTGGCGTCACGATGCAAAGATAATGCGTCCTATGTTGGTCTCTTGGAAGCCCTCAAGGATGTGAAAACCTATGGAAATCTGGGGGTTCCACTGCACCTCCGGAATGCGGTGACCTCGCTCATGAAGGAGCTGGGGTATGGGACGGATTACCGCTATGTTCATGATGACCCGTCGGCTCGGGAAGACCAAACCCATCTTCCGCCGGCACTGAGAGATCGCCGATACTACCGTCCAAAGCCCCTAGAATAG
- a CDS encoding hypothetical protein (conserved protein of unknown function), with protein sequence MDQAAIDAAVFWAAAMYLGGFTVGIIVRLMLHPYL encoded by the coding sequence ATGGATCAAGCCGCGATTGATGCCGCTGTCTTCTGGGCAGCGGCCATGTATCTCGGGGGCTTCACGGTTGGCATCATCGTCCGGTTGATGCTGCATCCGTACTTGTAG
- a CDS encoding hypothetical protein (conserved protein of unknown function), which yields MAWATVASDLHQLGNSLSADIIGWGAAVIGIALTASAVLWVLRILRA from the coding sequence ATGGCCTGGGCCACCGTCGCATCGGATCTGCATCAATTAGGCAATTCACTCTCGGCGGACATTATCGGGTGGGGCGCCGCCGTGATCGGCATCGCCCTCACAGCCTCCGCCGTGCTCTGGGTCTTGCGGATCCTGAGGGCGTAA
- a CDS encoding hypothetical protein (conserved protein of unknown function) has protein sequence MTALLNLIYCFLLDMILSFADVWKGGWDSVLAVADQLLASIGTGSLSAPVIPMQYTWVLGATGMSQAVAIIASAMLVRFTLQAIPFVRWGS, from the coding sequence ATGACGGCACTGCTCAATCTGATCTATTGCTTCTTGCTCGATATGATCCTCTCCTTCGCCGATGTCTGGAAGGGCGGCTGGGACTCCGTCCTTGCGGTGGCCGATCAGCTCTTAGCTTCAATCGGCACTGGCAGCCTCAGTGCGCCGGTCATCCCGATGCAATACACCTGGGTCCTCGGCGCCACGGGCATGAGTCAGGCCGTGGCGATCATCGCCTCGGCGATGTTGGTGCGGTTCACCCTCCAAGCGATTCCCTTTGTCCGGTGGGGCTCATGA